GCATTCCTGGCAATGGTTCGAAGAACATTTGCACAGAAAGATACGACGACGTATCCGAACGCAACGATGCACACCGCTGCGATGTACGTTGGCAGCGCAGCCTCGACCCGGTTCACAAGAGTTGCCACAAGTCTCACGCCGATGAGATGAAGAGCCCACAGTATGGCTGAGAGAAGTGTCAGCCAATACGCTATCACTGCGGCCAGTCTCGCAGGCGAGTAGTTGACATCGCCCTTTCGCAGGAACTCAGAGACACCGATTTTGTCGCACAAGGTGTTGAACCGGGCGGCCTCAAGGATCCGCGAGGCCAGCAGCCGGACCAGAATCGCCACGCAGAAGCCCAGCAACAAAACGAGCAATGCGGCGACACCAGGCGACATGGATTGCAGAAACGGCATGAAACCCATCTGCACAAAGTAAGTTTTCATTGATTCAACCTCCGTTGTAGTTCACCGCTCCACCCCGACGACCATCTGGCGGATTTCCTGGACCGAACGTCCTGCCAGGCCGAGTTTTTCCACAGTCCGGCCCTCGGACCAATAGTCGCGGCCATGCATGATTGAGGCGAGCTCGATAATCATGTGAATCGTCGGAGTGTGAACTCCGAACATTGCGCCGATAGATGCAAGCGGAACCAAACTCATGGGCACGTCTTCAAAGACGTACCTGTGAAAAATGTTTTGCGGCGCCTTTATCCCGCGGTAGCTCTTTGTGTTCTGGATTGCTTCGAAAAGATCCCGGCCGGAGGAATCGTATGACAAGTACAGCCATTCTCTGGCCGAAACGGTCCCGATGCCAAGGCTGCTGGCCACCGCGGTCCGCTCCTGGTCTATCTTCTCAAGGAGTTTCGCGACCGATGGCGTTATACCCTGCGTGTAGTAGTCAAAGTTCCCCTGGGTTGCCTCTATCCAGCCAGCGTTAACGAGAGTCAGAGCAGGGTGGAAAATCGCGCCAATGTTCTCCATGCTTGTGCACAACACATTGTTTCCTGCAACAAATTGAGGAAATGCCTGATTGATCACCGCCAGAACATCTGGTATCCAATACGCCGGCAATGTCGCGAGCGGTACCTTGTTTTTTATCCGGTAGATAAACGCTTCGGATCGCGAGAGCGCTCTCGATGCATATATGAATGTCTGTGTCTCGGCAAGAAACACACTCGCAGTGGCCTTGTTGTCGTCAAGGACTTTGCGGAATTCCAGCGCGCCGCCGGTGCGGCCCGGGTTCAGAACGATAATCTGACCGTCGATCAGATGCGGAGCCATTTTCTTTGCCAACGGACGGTGCGCCGTCGTCGGGGTGACTACCATGATCACGTCAACGCCGGAAATCGCTTCCGCAATGTCTGCAGTCGCAAGGTTTATGCGGCCAAAACCGCTGGCCTCCCCACCCAACGCAATGCCGCCATGCCAGCGCACCCCATTCAGGTGTTCGCTTGTCCGGTTGTAGAGGTTCACCGAATATCCCATGATTGCCAGGTGAGCCGCCATGGCCATTCCGCCGTGACCGGCACCGACAACGCAATACTTGAGTTCCAATTCCTTGTCGCGGGTTTTCCGAAGAAGCGCGTGGAGCCGTTCATCGTTCGGGTTCGTCATCTCTCCCTCCTAACTCAGCACTCGCTTGAGGAAGTGGGCCAGAAGCCATGTTCCGAGTGCTGCGACCGTGAGAATCACGGCATAGCGTCGCCAATGGACAAGCGAAGCAGGACTGCCGTCGGCCGTCAAACCGCGGAAATAGCGAACATCAGCATATCGCACAAGAACAAGCGAGCCAAACGTAAACCAATACGCGGCATCAAAGGCAGAAAGGAATTTCGCCGGTTTTTCTATAATGAGGACCAGAAGCAAAACAGCAATTATGTTACCAAAGCACATCCAATAGAGACGAAGAAAGCAACCCGCGCCTTGCGAAAGATCTTCTTTCGGCTCTTGCATGTCACACATCCAGTCTGCGCCTACTGCGCCGTTGACCGGACGGCGGCCCGACCATCCGCAGAGCCTGCGGCAGGTATCTCCCCCCGCACCCTTGAGAAGCTCGCAGACTGTTGTTCACAGTCTACGTCTATATGATGCAATCATGACACGCGTCTGTATATTTATCAAGGTCAAATTGTTCACTTACGCCTCATCTCTCAAGATTGACAAACATCTCTCCACCGTGTTACCTTCTGGTCGAAAGGTAACACTATGAAAAAGAAATCCTTATCCAGATTTAGCGTTTCTATGGCCGGCGATCTTGTGCGACAACTCGACGCCATGTCGAAAGCAAAGGGCTACGCCAACCGGTCTCAGGCCATTGCCGACATGGTGCGCGCGCACCTTGTCGAACATCACAGCCAGATCGGAAGTCACGAAATAACGGGGACGGTAACGGTTGTCTACGACCATCATAAGCGAAATATCCAGGCGCTCCTGACTGACATTCAACACGATCACCAGAACTTGATAATCGCCACCTTGCACGTGCACCTGGATCATCACAACTGCATGGAAGTTCTCGCTGTCCGCGGACGGGCCCATGAGGTCAAGCACGTCGCCGACAAGCTGATCGCTGCGAAAGGTGTGACGCACGGAAAGCTGACAGTAACGACGACAGGAAAAGCAGTGTCACATGCACATACCTGACGGATTCATTGACGCAAAGACAGCTCTGGCTTCGAGTGCAATAGCGGCCGCCGGGCTTGGCATTGCCCTGGCCCGTGTCCGGCGTGCGGTCCCGCCTCAGCGCATCCCGCTCATCGGTCTGGCCTCGGCTTTCGTGTTCGCAGCGCAGATGTTGAACTTTCCGGTCGCAGGCGGGACATCCGGTCACCTGATCGGCGCCGTCCTGGCCGCCGTGCTGCTGGGTCCAAGCGCAGCCATACTGGTCATTAGCTCAGTTCTGTTCCTCCAATGCTTCATGTTTGCCGATGGAGGCGTAACTGTGCTTGGAGCGAATATTTTCAACATGGGGATTGTTGCGCCCGGTTTGGGCTATGCGATCTATGTTCTTGTTCGCCGCGCCGCCGGAAGTGGACTTCGCGTCCGTCTTCTTGGTACTGCATTTGCGGCCTGGTGTTCCATTGTAGCAGCATCAATCGCGTGCGCCGCGGAGCTGGCGCTGTCGGGCACAGTCGCCTGGCGGGTCGCCTTCCCCGCAATGGTCAACATTCACATGGTGATCGGCATCGGGGAAACATTGATAACGACTCTTGTTGTCGCTGGGGTCTGCCGCGTGCGGCCTGAGTTGCTGATGGAGGACCGCCAGCCCAATCTGCGGACCAACTATGCGGAGCTGGTCGCGTATGGATTGCTGATATCACTGGGATTGGTCATCTTCGTGAGCCCGTTTGCCTCCAAATGGCCGGACGGTCTTGAGAAAGTCGCGGAGCTGTTTGGTTTTGAGCACAGGGCGGCGACAAGACCGGTTGTGGCGTCCCCGTTTCCAGACTACACGATGCCGGGCGAGAACTCCGCCGTGTTGTCAACGTTAGTAGTTGGATGCGTCGGCACTGTGGCCGCTTTCGTTTTCGCCTACTTGCTGGCGCGCTTCCTGACGCCGCGGAGTAGACCGGACGACGGGCGTCAATCTGGAGGCGATGCCGATCATGCGCCAACATCTTCTTAGCCCATATCAGCATGGCCAAAGCCCAATCCATCGCCTGCCTGCAACTCTGAAGCTCATAGTATCGATCATCTTTGTGCTTGGGATAGTTCTGCTCCCCCGTGGAGCTTGGTTGGCATACGCAATTCCAGGCCTTGCACTCTTACTGATAGCCGCGCTGTGCCGGGTACGCCCCCGGCACCTGGCAACAAGGCTTCTCTGGCTGGAGCCATTTGCCGTGGGCGCGGCGCTTCTCTCGCTTCTGCAGCCAAACGGGACGCTGGTCTTCCTGACCATGCTGTCCAAGAGTACGCTCTGCCTCTTCTGCATGGTTCTGCTCTCAAGCACAACGCGGTTTTCGGAAATTCTCTCCGTGTTGTGGCGTTTCCGCGTGCCGGCTCTGTTCGTCACCACGCTTGCACTTACCTACCGCTATCTTTTTCTCCTCGTGGATGAGATGCAGCTGATGCTTCGTGCGCGCCGCAGCCGCAGCTTCTCGCGCGGCCGTCTTCAAATGTGGCGAGCGATGGCCACAACCATTGCCCAGCTTTTTGTGCGTACTTCTGAACACGCCGAGCGCATCTATGCCGCCATGTGCGCACGGGGATGGAGAACATGAATGCTTTGGATGTCAGTAACCTGAGCTACACTTACCCGGATGGAACAGAGGCGTTACGCAATATCACTTTCTCTGTAAGGGAAGGCGAACGGGTGGGGTTGATCGGTCCGAACGGCGCGGGCAAGTCCACATTGTTCCTGCACCTGAATGGACTCCTGCCGGAGCGGCTTGGCCGGCCACCCCGGGTTCATGTCTTTGGGACGCCGGTTATCGACGCGCATGCGGCTGCGATCAGAGCACAGGTCGGAATGTTGTTTCAGGATCCGGATGACCAACTGTTCTGCCCGACGGTTTGGGAAGATGTCGCATTCGGCCCTCAGCAGCTTGGACTCAGCGGGCCGGGCTTATCGAGGCGGGTAGCCCAGGCCTTGGAGCAGGTTGACCTCACGGGATTTGGAGAGCGTCATCCGCATCATTTGAGCCGTGGTGAGAAGCGCCGGGTATGTCTGGCGGGACTGCTGGCCTGCGAGGCCAGACTGCTCGTACTGGACGAACCAACAAGCGACCTGGACCCACGTG
The genomic region above belongs to Candidatus Eisenbacteria bacterium and contains:
- the nikR gene encoding nickel-responsive transcriptional regulator NikR; this encodes MKKKSLSRFSVSMAGDLVRQLDAMSKAKGYANRSQAIADMVRAHLVEHHSQIGSHEITGTVTVVYDHHKRNIQALLTDIQHDHQNLIIATLHVHLDHHNCMEVLAVRGRAHEVKHVADKLIAAKGVTHGKLTVTTTGKAVSHAHT
- a CDS encoding energy-coupling factor ABC transporter ATP-binding protein, with protein sequence MNALDVSNLSYTYPDGTEALRNITFSVREGERVGLIGPNGAGKSTLFLHLNGLLPERLGRPPRVHVFGTPVIDAHAAAIRAQVGMLFQDPDDQLFCPTVWEDVAFGPQQLGLSGPGLSRRVAQALEQVDLTGFGERHPHHLSRGEKRRVCLAGLLACEARLLVLDEPTSDLDPRGRRELKTLLAALPITQLIATHDLELVVETCPRVIVLDRGGIVVEGETAELLSDEALMLAHGLERPHILRHLHPH
- a CDS encoding energy-coupling factor ABC transporter permease, whose amino-acid sequence is MHIPDGFIDAKTALASSAIAAAGLGIALARVRRAVPPQRIPLIGLASAFVFAAQMLNFPVAGGTSGHLIGAVLAAVLLGPSAAILVISSVLFLQCFMFADGGVTVLGANIFNMGIVAPGLGYAIYVLVRRAAGSGLRVRLLGTAFAAWCSIVAASIACAAELALSGTVAWRVAFPAMVNIHMVIGIGETLITTLVVAGVCRVRPELLMEDRQPNLRTNYAELVAYGLLISLGLVIFVSPFASKWPDGLEKVAELFGFEHRAATRPVVASPFPDYTMPGENSAVLSTLVVGCVGTVAAFVFAYLLARFLTPRSRPDDGRQSGGDADHAPTSS
- the cbiQ gene encoding cobalt ECF transporter T component CbiQ, encoding MRQHLLSPYQHGQSPIHRLPATLKLIVSIIFVLGIVLLPRGAWLAYAIPGLALLLIAALCRVRPRHLATRLLWLEPFAVGAALLSLLQPNGTLVFLTMLSKSTLCLFCMVLLSSTTRFSEILSVLWRFRVPALFVTTLALTYRYLFLLVDEMQLMLRARRSRSFSRGRLQMWRAMATTIAQLFVRTSEHAERIYAAMCARGWRT
- a CDS encoding NAD/NADP octopine/nopaline dehydrogenase family protein, which translates into the protein MTNPNDERLHALLRKTRDKELELKYCVVGAGHGGMAMAAHLAIMGYSVNLYNRTSEHLNGVRWHGGIALGGEASGFGRINLATADIAEAISGVDVIMVVTPTTAHRPLAKKMAPHLIDGQIIVLNPGRTGGALEFRKVLDDNKATASVFLAETQTFIYASRALSRSEAFIYRIKNKVPLATLPAYWIPDVLAVINQAFPQFVAGNNVLCTSMENIGAIFHPALTLVNAGWIEATQGNFDYYTQGITPSVAKLLEKIDQERTAVASSLGIGTVSAREWLYLSYDSSGRDLFEAIQNTKSYRGIKAPQNIFHRYVFEDVPMSLVPLASIGAMFGVHTPTIHMIIELASIMHGRDYWSEGRTVEKLGLAGRSVQEIRQMVVGVER